The Proteiniphilum propionicum genome contains the following window.
TCGACAAAACATGTTTTTCATTAATTATATGCTGAATATTTTTCTCCGAAGCCAGATAGCCTTTACCGCTGATTGTCTGGTGCCTAAATAAATACTTACCGAAGTATTGTAGTAGCAGAAGTATCCGTAAAAGAAAAAAAGACGAAAGCCTGAAACTTCCGTCTTTATTATGTAAGTCGGGATGAGGTGACTCGAACACCCGACCTCCACGTCCCGAACGTGGCGCGCTAGCCAACTGTGCTACATCCCGATGATTTTTATCTATCTTCATAGACGCCGCAAAGGTAAATAATTTTTCCCTATATTATGAGAAAAACAATAAAAAATGATCTTTGATGGCACATTGAATGGAAAAAAGTTTTAATTTTGCATTCACAATGCGGCAATAGCTCAGTCGGTAGAGCATTAGCTTCCCAAGCTGAGGGTCGCGAGTTCGAGTCTCGTTTGCCGCTCGTTCATCATCAAGCACTTATCGGTTTATTCCGGTAGGTGCTTTTTTCTTATAACAAACAAATAACAAACATGCGCCCAGAAAAACAATGAAAAGAAAAACAACGTTATCTACTGAAATCGAATAATAAATAGTATGTTTGCTATTCAAAATCATGGATTATGGCACGTCCCCGCAAATATACCTTTCCCCTTTCCGATCTGAGAGGATTTGAAGATGTAAGGCTGGAACTTAAATCCAACCCTGAACTTGATGGTCTTGATATTGAAAACGCAGTTATAACCCTGAAGCAACGTAAGCAGTCATATACCGCACAGCCTGAAAACCTTAAAAGAGCCCTTGTATCACTTGAACGATATATTTCCCGAAACGGTATCACCGAACCGGTCGAGTTGAGCAAGCGTGAAATGAGCGATATATTATGCATTTCCCGTCCGACCGTTGATAAGTGGATCGATGCGGAGATTATCAAGGCAGAAATCCCTGAAACTGCAAGTGACAAGTTCAGCAGCATTCAGTATTATCCGCATATCTTTACTACCCGATCCATATTGCAGGGATTGAAAAAGTTGGTAGATAAATTATAGTTATACAGTATCTTATAACTGTTGCCACCTCTCATTTCCAGATACTCCCCCTTTCTATTTATATTTATTTAACCGAAAATAATTACCACTTTACGTTTGGCATCGAGTGGCTTCGACTGTCTCCGGATTGACTTATATAGTTGTTAAAAGGTAAAGTTTAATCCTTATTATTACTTTACATTTGTCTATGAATGGCATCGAGTTACTTCGAATAAAGACATTTGTAAACCGATTTTGTGATTTGATTTTCAGTAATATACGACTTTACTTTGTGCGATGGATTTCTATTTATAATTTAAAAGAAAACGTAATGGAGAAAATTATTATCACAACACCCGACGAATTGAAAGCGCTGGTAAAGGAGGCGGTACACGGGTTGCTACCGGCACCGGCAGAACAAAAGAACGATACGGATGCCGCCAACCTTGTGGAGATACTCGCCTTCCTGAAAGAAAACGGTTATCCCACATCCAGAGGGAAGATGTACAAGCTCACTTCCGCAGGAGATATCCCGCACCGGATGTATAACGGCAAACTTGTCTTTTCACGGAAAGAGGTACTGAAATGGGCTGCAAGCCAGACACGAAACCGACATGACTATAGTGAAATCACCCGAACCGTTGCCCGTAGCGCACGCAGGAAAATGAAATGAGGTCATGGGAAATAAAAGAGAATATATCCGTGTCGGGACAACCCTGTACAAGAATGTAAGGCGACCACTGATCAGTGGCGATTTTATCGAGGAGAAGATTGTCTGGAGCTATGAAGCACTACGGCAGGATTACGGGAAAAACAGTCTCCCCGAAATCGGGAAATACGACGGCTTTTGCATCATACCCAGTCATATAGACTACCGGCAGGTATATGGAACTTTCCTCAACCAATACGAACCTATTGGCCATACACCATGCGAGGATGATTTTCCTTATATTCGGCTATTTCTGGAACACATTTTCGAGGAACAGATAGAGTTGGGATTTGACTATATCCAACTATTGTATGTCCGTCCGACACAAATGCTGCCCATCCTCTTACTCGTTTCCAATGAAAGGGAAACAGGCAAGACAACGTTCCTGAAATTCCTGAAAGCATTATTCGGGAAGAATGCCACATTCAACACGAACGAGGATTTTAAAAGCCAGTTCAATGCCGACTGGGCAAACCGGCTGTTGATCCTTGTTGATGAGTTGCTGTTGAACAGGATGGAGGATACCGAGAAGATAAAGAACCTGTCAACAGCCGGAGATTACAAGATTGAAGCCAAGGGGAAAGACCGTCGTGAGATCGAGTTCTTTGCCAAGTTCGTACTCTGTTCCAATAATGAAAAGAACCCGATTATCATCCCGAGGGAAGAAATCCGTTTCTGGGTTCGTAAAGTCAAACCGGTCGAAAAGGATATAACTTCCCTGAAAGAGTTGATGACGAGGGAAATACCCTTTTTCCTTCATTTTCTGAAGAACCGAAAGCTATCCACCCAAAACGAATCCCGCATGTGGTTCAAGCCCTCGTTGCTTGAAACCCCTGCCCTGAATAAGATAAAGAAATACAATTCGAGCAAGGTCGAGATTGAAATGGCCGCCTATTGTGCAGAGGTCATGGAGCGGCTCAACCTGACCAGAATCTATTGTTGTCCGAAAGATCTCCTTGATGTCGTACGGAATGCAGGATTGAAGGCAGACCTTCCTCAAATCCGGAACATTCTAAAGGATAACTGGAAGCTTCGTTCGGATCATAACAGTGACTATACATTTTATAGTATCGGCCTTAGCGGGGAGATAAGTTCACTGGATAGAAAAGGACGGTATCTGGAGGTAGGGAAAAGCGTGATCGATAAAATCTTGTTGTAATGTTTTCCTTTCATCGTTAATTGATTAATAATCAATGAAAACAAAATGACAACAATAGCACAACAACCGTACCACAAAATAGGGATTGTCGGGAACAACCGGCAACGGAAATGATATTTGTTGTGGATATGTTGGTGTTGTAATTTATTGTGATACAATAGGTATTGATTAAAAAACAACAAAACAACAGAAAAAATAGAAATATGAATACGGACAATATAAAAAACATACAAATAAGGGATTACCTGAAAAGTCGAGGATTTAACCCCGCAAAGGAATATTCCGGTTATGGAATGTACAGGAGCCCATTCAGGGATGAGAGTACACCGAGCCTCAAAGTCGATTATGCCAAAAATCTATGGTACGACTTCGGAAGCGATGAGGGAGGGAGCATCATCGACCTGGTGATGAAGATGGACGGATACACTTTTAATGACGCCATCGAACATCTAAGGGAACAGCCGTTCATACCCGTGGAGGAACAACTATCCCTTTCCTTTCACCGGAATCCTGAAAGGAACAGCGGGATCACCCTGATGGAAGATAAACCGCTGGAACATCCCCGGCTGTTGGAGTACCTGCAAATCCGGAAGATCAATGCGGATATCGCACTGGAACAATGCAGGGAGATACACTACAGCGCAGCAGGAAACATCTACTATGCCATCGGCTTTGCCAACGATGCCGGAGGCTATGAACTACGCAACCCGGCATTCAAGGGATGCATCGCCCCCAAGGATATCACCCGTATCCGGCAGGAAAGCGGAAAGGAAAGCTGTTTCGTTTTCGAGGGATTTATGGACTACCTTTCCCTACTTACCATACGCAAGCAGCTCAATCCCGAATATCCAAGTTCGAACCGGCATGACAGTATCATTCTCAACTCGACGGCAAACCAGCAGAAAGCATTACCGCTATTAGCGGACTACCAACAGATACATTGTTTCTTTGACAATGACAAGGCAGGGATGACCGTTTTCAGGAAACTGCAAAAGGAACTGGGTTGCCGTGTGCGGAATTCCTCGCACCATTATTCGGGGTACAAGGACTTGAATGAATACTTGTGCGCAGGGGCACATTTGAAACACAGCCGATCCCCTAAGCAGCCAGTCCAAAAACCAAAAAG
Protein-coding sequences here:
- a CDS encoding primase-helicase family protein; the protein is MGNKREYIRVGTTLYKNVRRPLISGDFIEEKIVWSYEALRQDYGKNSLPEIGKYDGFCIIPSHIDYRQVYGTFLNQYEPIGHTPCEDDFPYIRLFLEHIFEEQIELGFDYIQLLYVRPTQMLPILLLVSNERETGKTTFLKFLKALFGKNATFNTNEDFKSQFNADWANRLLILVDELLLNRMEDTEKIKNLSTAGDYKIEAKGKDRREIEFFAKFVLCSNNEKNPIIIPREEIRFWVRKVKPVEKDITSLKELMTREIPFFLHFLKNRKLSTQNESRMWFKPSLLETPALNKIKKYNSSKVEIEMAAYCAEVMERLNLTRIYCCPKDLLDVVRNAGLKADLPQIRNILKDNWKLRSDHNSDYTFYSIGLSGEISSLDRKGRYLEVGKSVIDKILL
- a CDS encoding helix-turn-helix domain-containing protein, giving the protein MEKIIITTPDELKALVKEAVHGLLPAPAEQKNDTDAANLVEILAFLKENGYPTSRGKMYKLTSAGDIPHRMYNGKLVFSRKEVLKWAASQTRNRHDYSEITRTVARSARRKMK
- a CDS encoding toprim domain-containing protein, which codes for MNTDNIKNIQIRDYLKSRGFNPAKEYSGYGMYRSPFRDESTPSLKVDYAKNLWYDFGSDEGGSIIDLVMKMDGYTFNDAIEHLREQPFIPVEEQLSLSFHRNPERNSGITLMEDKPLEHPRLLEYLQIRKINADIALEQCREIHYSAAGNIYYAIGFANDAGGYELRNPAFKGCIAPKDITRIRQESGKESCFVFEGFMDYLSLLTIRKQLNPEYPSSNRHDSIILNSTANQQKALPLLADYQQIHCFFDNDKAGMTVFRKLQKELGCRVRNSSHHYSGYKDLNEYLCAGAHLKHSRSPKQPVQKPKRGLGI